A genomic region of Candidatus Eisenbacteria bacterium contains the following coding sequences:
- a CDS encoding hydantoinase/oxoprolinase family protein, protein MIRIGVDTGGTFTDFVVEEAGRLTRFKLPSTPDDPSRAVLEGIRRALGARGGIVLHGTTVATNALLTRGGARVALVATAGFEDVLQIGRQARPELYRLEPRVPAPLVPARLRLGLAERVGPRGETLRALGEPALRATVRKVAGLKPDAVAVALLHAYANPAHERRVAAALRRAGLRVSVSHELAPEFREYERTATTVANAYVQPVLELYLTRLARRLGAGRTLWVMSSSGGLMRPDRAAREPVRTLLSGPAGGVAAALRLGRALGRTRLITFDMGGTSTDVALLDGEPEPSLERTLEGLPLRVPMLDIHTVGAGGGSYVRADATGALRTGPESAGADPGPAAWGEGDEPTLTDAHLVLGTLWPEFLLGPPADRDLAEDAFAGLAGRLGLSVERAARGALDVADAVMERALRRISVERGHDPSDFTLVSFGGAGGLHAARLASRLGVRRVLAPLDAAAFSAWGLLGSAARSEHSAPVLRRLDEMPPARLERLLDALERRVRAGLRREGARRVTLVRRVDLRYAGQSYELTVPFGPRLRQAFDAAHRRAYGVCDPSRPVEVVSLRVRGAGPAPRAPLPGFEKQPYLRRFLRPTVYFGRPVPVVPAAELGPREVLKGPAFVLTFASTIVVPEGWQAGRAAAGAVELVAAETRGARRSPGRAGAKSPRRAPGNPAAKPARRSPGSR, encoded by the coding sequence GTGATTCGCATCGGCGTGGACACCGGCGGCACCTTCACCGACTTCGTGGTGGAGGAGGCCGGCCGGCTCACCCGCTTCAAGCTTCCATCCACTCCCGACGATCCGTCCCGCGCGGTGCTCGAGGGCATCCGCCGGGCCCTGGGGGCGCGCGGCGGCATCGTGCTGCACGGCACCACGGTGGCCACCAACGCGCTGCTCACCCGGGGTGGCGCGCGGGTGGCGCTGGTCGCCACCGCGGGCTTCGAGGACGTGCTGCAGATCGGGCGCCAGGCGCGCCCGGAGCTCTACCGGCTGGAGCCCCGCGTGCCCGCGCCCCTGGTCCCGGCACGTTTGCGCCTGGGGCTGGCGGAACGCGTGGGCCCGCGCGGCGAGACGCTGCGCGCGCTGGGGGAGCCGGCGCTGCGCGCGACGGTCCGCAAGGTGGCGGGCCTCAAGCCCGACGCCGTGGCGGTGGCGCTCCTGCACGCCTACGCCAACCCGGCGCACGAGCGGCGCGTGGCGGCCGCCCTGCGGCGCGCCGGGCTGCGCGTCTCGGTCTCGCACGAGCTGGCGCCGGAGTTCCGCGAGTACGAGCGCACCGCCACCACCGTGGCCAACGCCTACGTCCAGCCGGTGCTGGAGCTCTACCTCACGCGCCTGGCGCGGCGCCTGGGGGCAGGGCGCACGCTGTGGGTGATGTCCAGCTCCGGTGGCCTGATGCGGCCCGACCGGGCGGCGCGCGAGCCGGTTCGCACGCTGCTGTCCGGCCCCGCCGGGGGAGTGGCCGCGGCGTTGCGCCTGGGCCGCGCGCTGGGCCGCACGCGCCTGATCACTTTCGACATGGGCGGCACTTCCACCGACGTGGCGCTGCTGGACGGCGAGCCGGAGCCGTCCCTGGAGCGCACCCTGGAAGGCCTGCCGCTGCGCGTGCCCATGCTGGACATCCACACCGTGGGCGCGGGCGGCGGATCCTACGTGCGCGCGGACGCCACCGGAGCGCTGCGCACCGGGCCCGAGAGCGCCGGCGCCGATCCCGGCCCGGCCGCGTGGGGGGAGGGGGACGAACCCACCCTGACCGACGCGCACCTGGTGCTGGGCACGCTGTGGCCGGAATTCCTGCTCGGTCCGCCCGCCGATCGGGATCTGGCGGAGGATGCCTTTGCCGGGCTGGCCGGCCGCCTGGGGTTGAGCGTGGAGCGGGCGGCGCGCGGCGCCCTGGACGTGGCCGACGCGGTGATGGAGCGGGCGCTGCGGCGGATCAGCGTGGAACGGGGCCATGACCCCTCGGACTTCACGCTGGTCAGCTTCGGTGGCGCCGGCGGACTGCACGCGGCGCGGCTGGCCTCGCGCCTTGGAGTGCGACGGGTGCTGGCGCCCCTGGACGCGGCCGCGTTTTCGGCGTGGGGCCTGCTGGGCTCGGCGGCGCGCTCGGAGCACAGCGCCCCGGTGCTGCGCCGGCTGGACGAGATGCCCCCGGCCCGGCTGGAACGGCTGCTGGACGCGCTGGAGCGAAGAGTGCGCGCCGGACTGCGACGGGAAGGGGCGCGCCGCGTCACCCTGGTGCGGCGGGTGGACCTGCGCTACGCGGGCCAGTCCTACGAGCTGACGGTGCCCTTCGGCCCGCGGCTGCGGCAGGCTTTCGACGCGGCCCATCGCCGCGCCTACGGCGTGTGCGATCCCTCGCGCCCGGTGGAGGTGGTGAGCCTGCGCGTGCGCGGGGCGGGCCCGGCGCCGCGGGCGCCGCTGCCGGGCTTCGAGAAACAGCCCTATCTCAGGCGCTTCCTGCGCCCCACGGTGTATTTCGGCAGGCCCGTCCCGGTGGTGCCCGCGGCGGAGCTCGGCCCCCGGGAGGTCCTCAAGGGCCCGGCCTTCGTGCTCACCTTTGCGTCCACCATCGTCGTGCCCGAGGGCTGGCAGGCCGGTCGGGCCGCAGCCGGGGCGGTGGAACTGGTGGCGGCGGAGACGCGGGGCGCCCGCCGCTCACCGGGCCGCGCGGGTGCGAAGAGCCCCCGCCGCGCGCCGGGCAACCCGGCCGCGAAGCCCGCGCGCCGCTCACCCGGGAGCCGCTGA
- a CDS encoding hydantoinase B/oxoprolinase family protein, with the protein MLDAVDLALFAEWFAAGAEEMGTVLQRSSSSPNIKERRDFSCALFDARGGLLAQAAHIPVHLGAMPGAVEAVARRLRLGEGDVAILNDPYEGGTHLPDLTLVAALAHRGQPLFYVASRAHHADVGGAHPGSMGLATDIVQEGVRIPPTLLVRGGQDQQQVLELLLANVRTPAERRGDLMAQRASLAVGLRRLGALVERHGAARVTEAGRALCAGTERALRGAIRAIPDGSYRAADVLDGDGCGARDVRIAVRLTVRRDTARLDFTGSSPQVAGPFNATAAVVRSASVYAFRCLLPAGVPENDGLFRPIEIVAPEGTVVNARFPAAVAAGNVETSQRITDVVLRALARALPGRIPAASAGTMNNLTAGGTDLRTGAGFAYYETLGGGAGAGPSGPGASGIQVHMTNTRNTPVEALEHAYPLRVREYSLRRGSGGAGRHRGGEGLVREIEVLVACRVALVSERRVHGPYGLRGGGPGAVGRNWLVRGGRAHPLPGKAELELLPGDVLRVESPGGGGWGRPRPAGRTRPRTVHRKGRAVR; encoded by the coding sequence ATGCTCGACGCCGTGGACCTGGCGCTGTTCGCCGAGTGGTTCGCCGCGGGGGCCGAGGAGATGGGCACCGTGCTGCAGCGCAGCTCCTCATCGCCCAACATCAAGGAACGGCGCGACTTCTCGTGCGCGCTGTTCGACGCGCGCGGCGGGCTGCTGGCGCAGGCGGCGCACATCCCGGTGCACCTGGGGGCCATGCCCGGCGCGGTGGAAGCGGTGGCGCGGCGGTTGCGGCTGGGCGAGGGTGACGTGGCCATCCTGAACGACCCCTACGAGGGCGGCACGCACCTGCCGGACCTCACCCTGGTGGCGGCCCTGGCGCATCGCGGGCAGCCGCTCTTCTACGTGGCCTCCCGCGCGCACCACGCGGACGTGGGCGGCGCGCACCCGGGCTCGATGGGCCTGGCCACCGACATCGTGCAGGAGGGCGTGCGCATTCCGCCCACGTTGCTGGTGCGCGGCGGCCAGGACCAGCAGCAGGTGCTGGAGTTGCTGCTGGCCAACGTGCGCACGCCGGCCGAGCGGCGCGGCGACCTGATGGCGCAACGGGCGTCGCTCGCCGTGGGACTGCGGCGCCTCGGGGCGCTGGTGGAGCGCCACGGCGCCGCGCGCGTGACAGAGGCCGGCCGCGCGCTGTGCGCGGGCACGGAGCGGGCCTTGCGCGGCGCGATCCGGGCCATCCCCGACGGCAGCTACCGCGCGGCGGACGTGCTGGATGGCGACGGCTGCGGCGCGCGCGACGTGCGCATCGCCGTGCGCCTCACGGTGCGCCGCGACACCGCGCGGCTGGACTTCACCGGTTCAAGCCCGCAGGTGGCCGGGCCGTTCAACGCCACCGCCGCGGTGGTGCGCTCCGCCTCGGTGTACGCGTTCCGCTGCCTGCTGCCGGCCGGCGTGCCGGAGAACGACGGGCTGTTCCGGCCCATCGAGATCGTGGCGCCGGAGGGCACCGTGGTGAACGCGCGCTTCCCCGCCGCGGTGGCGGCGGGCAACGTGGAGACCTCGCAGCGGATCACCGACGTGGTGCTGCGCGCCCTGGCGCGCGCGCTCCCCGGTCGCATCCCGGCGGCCAGCGCCGGCACCATGAACAACCTCACCGCGGGCGGCACCGACCTGCGCACCGGCGCCGGCTTCGCCTACTACGAGACGCTGGGTGGCGGGGCGGGCGCGGGCCCTTCGGGGCCGGGGGCCAGCGGCATCCAGGTGCACATGACCAACACGCGGAACACGCCGGTGGAGGCGCTGGAGCACGCCTACCCGCTGCGCGTGCGCGAGTATTCGCTGCGCCGGGGTTCGGGCGGGGCGGGCCGCCACCGCGGAGGCGAGGGGCTGGTGCGCGAGATCGAGGTGCTGGTGGCGTGCCGCGTCGCGCTCGTCTCGGAACGGCGAGTCCACGGGCCTTACGGGCTGCGCGGTGGCGGACCGGGAGCGGTGGGGCGCAACTGGCTGGTGCGCGGAGGGCGCGCGCACCCGCTGCCCGGCAAGGCGGAGCTGGAGCTGCTCCCGGGCGACGTGCTGCGGGTGGAGTCGCCCGGTGGCGGCGGATGGGGCCGGCCCCGGCCCGCGGGCCGGACGCGACCGCGTACCGTTCACCGGAAAGGCAGGGCCGTCCGGTGA
- a CDS encoding VOC family protein, with protein MGPAPARGPDATAYRSPERQGRPVNRAHFILYVHDPRRARAFYSRALGIEPSLDVPGMTEFGLPGGAVLGLMPETGIRRLLGAALPDPALAAGVPRAELYLVVDGAEEYHRRALEAGGRELSAPAPRDWGHRAGYVLDPDGHVLAFAEELT; from the coding sequence ATGGGGCCGGCCCCGGCCCGCGGGCCGGACGCGACCGCGTACCGTTCACCGGAAAGGCAGGGCCGTCCGGTGAACCGCGCCCACTTCATCCTCTACGTCCATGACCCGCGGCGCGCCCGCGCGTTCTACTCCCGCGCGCTGGGAATCGAGCCCTCGCTGGATGTCCCCGGCATGACCGAGTTCGGCCTGCCCGGGGGCGCCGTGCTGGGCCTGATGCCGGAGACCGGCATCCGGCGCCTGCTGGGGGCCGCCCTGCCGGACCCCGCGCTCGCCGCAGGGGTGCCGCGCGCCGAGCTGTATCTCGTGGTGGACGGCGCGGAGGAGTACCATCGGAGGGCGCTGGAGGCCGGCGGGCGCGAACTGAGTGCGCCGGCCCCGCGCGACTGGGGCCACCGGGCGGGCTACGTGCTCGACCCGGACGGCCATGTGCTGGCGTTCGCGGAGGAGCTGACCTGA
- a CDS encoding DUF1330 domain-containing protein: MPAYVIVDIHVHDPVIFEEYKNLAPASIKAHGGRYVARGGRVETLEGTWKPTRLVILEFDSVERAQQWVNSPEYREARRLRQLSARTEMVVAEGV; the protein is encoded by the coding sequence ATGCCTGCCTACGTGATCGTGGACATCCACGTGCACGACCCGGTGATCTTCGAGGAGTACAAGAACCTGGCCCCGGCTTCCATAAAGGCCCACGGCGGCCGCTACGTGGCGCGGGGGGGCCGGGTGGAGACGCTCGAGGGCACGTGGAAGCCGACGCGGCTCGTCATCCTCGAGTTCGACAGCGTGGAGCGCGCGCAGCAGTGGGTGAATTCCCCGGAATACCGAGAGGCACGCCGCCTCCGCCAGCTCTCTGCCCGGACGGAGATGGTCGTGGCCGAGGGCGTGTGA
- a CDS encoding GNAT family N-acetyltransferase, producing MTARFDPRPVTLEGERVRLEPLCAAHAEDLWTVGRDPETWAYMARTHLASADDAREWVAQAGQAMDGGSQVAFAVVLRRALEAAGMVAGRAVGSTRFMDIRRNDRALEIGSTWLAPAVRRTTVNTECKYLLLRHAFEDLGAVRVQLKTDARNLQSQRAIERIGALREGVLRRHMVTWSGFVRDTVYYSVIDAEWPAVKLRLEGMLAGRPAEL from the coding sequence GTGACCGCGCGCTTCGACCCCCGGCCGGTGACGCTCGAAGGCGAGCGGGTGCGACTGGAGCCGCTGTGCGCAGCACATGCCGAGGACCTGTGGACGGTGGGCCGCGATCCGGAGACCTGGGCCTACATGGCCCGCACCCACCTGGCCAGCGCCGACGACGCGCGCGAGTGGGTGGCGCAGGCGGGGCAGGCCATGGACGGGGGCTCGCAGGTGGCGTTTGCCGTGGTGCTGCGGCGCGCGCTGGAGGCGGCGGGCATGGTCGCGGGCCGCGCGGTGGGCTCCACCCGCTTCATGGACATCCGCCGCAACGACCGCGCCCTGGAGATCGGTTCCACCTGGCTGGCTCCGGCCGTGCGCCGCACGACGGTCAACACCGAGTGCAAGTACCTGCTGCTCCGGCACGCGTTCGAGGACCTCGGGGCGGTGCGCGTGCAGCTCAAGACCGACGCGCGCAACCTCCAATCCCAGCGCGCCATCGAGCGCATCGGCGCGCTGCGGGAGGGCGTGCTGCGCCGCCACATGGTCACCTGGAGCGGGTTCGTCCGCGACACCGTGTACTACAGCGTGATCGACGCGGAGTGGCCCGCCGTGAAGCTGCGGCTCGAAGGCATGCTGGCGGGCCGGCCCGCCGAACTCTGA
- a CDS encoding PH domain-containing protein, with protein sequence MGYVESNLVEGEEIGYRARVHWVRYIRPGLLCLAGLALAVAGVMPELSAGAGQAGSAGSAGGAGAAAGGPAAGLAHGAWNALGLVGAFMFLLGLTGCLLARIYVMSSEFAVTNRRVLIKIGLVRRHTLELLLTKVEGIGVDQGFWGRVLGFGTITVTGTGGTRESFRDIARPLEFRKQVQTRVPV encoded by the coding sequence GTGGGCTACGTGGAATCGAACCTGGTCGAGGGCGAGGAGATCGGATACCGGGCCCGCGTGCACTGGGTGCGTTACATCCGTCCGGGGCTGCTGTGCCTGGCGGGTCTCGCGCTGGCGGTGGCGGGAGTGATGCCGGAGTTGTCCGCGGGTGCCGGGCAGGCGGGATCCGCCGGATCCGCGGGCGGCGCGGGCGCCGCGGCCGGCGGCCCGGCCGCGGGGTTGGCGCACGGTGCGTGGAACGCGCTGGGCCTGGTGGGAGCGTTCATGTTCCTGCTGGGCCTCACCGGGTGCCTGCTCGCGCGGATCTACGTGATGTCGTCGGAGTTCGCAGTGACCAACCGGCGGGTGCTGATCAAGATCGGCCTGGTGCGGCGGCACACGCTGGAGCTGCTGCTCACGAAGGTGGAGGGGATCGGGGTGGACCAGGGGTTCTGGGGGCGGGTGCTGGGGTTCGGGACGATCACGGTCACGGGGACCGGGGGGACGCGGGAGTCGTTTCGGGACATTGCGCGGCCGCTGGAATTTCGCAAGCAGGTGCAGACGCGGGTGCCGGTGTAG
- a CDS encoding carboxypeptidase regulatory-like domain-containing protein, with protein MRTLRDVGLILIALIGMPCAEGSSCIAAEQSGTISGVALRPESRLPFAGGAVAVVEAKRGMLLGEDGTFRFEGLKPGAYTIRVQGLLVRSRPVTVQARAGEDTRVEILVELRGLSVAEAAKESIGVALSIKPSDIEFQIKPIHKSPRVGEPARFSVRLTNHSKQALFLVPSLDGSTDGGRFPQVSIKIRGPVGGIDSPRGWRFCGNMNGLGASDLVEVKPGEEFDPFAGGWDPDLGKFAKPGHYAAVFHYSTNQRDVRKWLGWPPPDRLPEEVSLRFRGVPLLEDSCSTEFDVEL; from the coding sequence TTGCGAACCCTGCGAGATGTTGGCCTGATCTTGATAGCCCTGATCGGAATGCCCTGCGCTGAGGGCTCCTCGTGTATCGCGGCTGAGCAGAGTGGCACGATCTCCGGCGTGGCTCTACGCCCGGAAAGCCGCCTTCCGTTCGCGGGAGGAGCGGTCGCAGTCGTCGAGGCAAAGCGCGGCATGCTGCTCGGGGAAGACGGGACCTTTCGATTCGAGGGTTTGAAGCCCGGAGCCTACACTATCCGCGTGCAGGGCCTCCTGGTGCGGTCACGGCCCGTTACTGTCCAGGCCAGGGCGGGGGAAGATACACGCGTCGAGATCCTCGTCGAGTTGCGGGGCCTGAGCGTTGCCGAGGCGGCGAAGGAATCTATCGGCGTCGCCCTCTCGATCAAGCCCAGCGATATTGAATTCCAGATCAAGCCGATTCACAAGAGCCCCAGGGTCGGCGAACCCGCGCGGTTCTCTGTGCGGCTGACCAACCATAGCAAGCAGGCGTTGTTTCTGGTGCCAAGCCTCGACGGCTCAACCGACGGCGGCCGCTTCCCGCAAGTCTCAATCAAGATTCGTGGGCCGGTAGGCGGGATAGACTCCCCGCGGGGGTGGCGTTTCTGCGGGAACATGAACGGCCTCGGAGCCTCGGATCTTGTAGAAGTCAAACCTGGAGAAGAGTTCGACCCATTCGCGGGAGGCTGGGATCCGGACCTGGGGAAGTTCGCCAAGCCGGGGCATTATGCAGCCGTCTTCCACTACTCGACCAATCAGCGCGATGTCCGCAAATGGCTGGGCTGGCCCCCGCCAGATCGCTTGCCGGAAGAAGTGTCTCTTCGATTCAGGGGAGTTCCGCTGTTGGAGGACAGCTGTTCAACCGAGTTCGATGTTGAGCTTTGA
- the tsaA gene encoding tRNA (N6-threonylcarbamoyladenosine(37)-N6)-methyltransferase TrmO: MPNLEPIGAVRAPYTDTAQIPRGPGAEHRAEGVLELRPEFEPGLSDIEGFSHLFVIWVFDRVQGVELMPTPPTDDRPHGVFTTRSPSRPNPIGLTVVELLRRDGPRLHVRGVDMLDGSPILDIKPYLSGVPREEVRRGWMEEAEKRRGK, encoded by the coding sequence GTGCCCAATCTCGAACCCATCGGCGCCGTGCGCGCGCCCTACACCGACACCGCCCAGATCCCCCGCGGCCCCGGAGCCGAGCACCGCGCCGAGGGCGTCCTCGAACTCCGCCCGGAATTCGAACCCGGCCTGTCCGACATCGAAGGCTTCTCGCACCTGTTCGTAATCTGGGTCTTCGACCGCGTCCAGGGCGTCGAGCTCATGCCCACCCCACCCACCGACGACCGCCCCCACGGAGTCTTCACCACCCGCTCCCCCAGCCGCCCCAATCCCATCGGCCTCACCGTGGTGGAACTGCTGCGCCGCGACGGCCCCCGGCTTCACGTCCGCGGCGTGGACATGCTGGACGGATCCCCCATCCTGGACATCAAGCCCTACCTGTCGGGAGTCCCCCGGGAAGAGGTGCGGCGCGGATGGATGGAGGAGGCGGAGAAAAGAAGGGGGAAGTAG
- a CDS encoding aminotransferase class I/II-fold pyridoxal phosphate-dependent enzyme: MRPRTSRRAAGFTESVIREMTRLARDHKAVNLAQGFPDFGAPENIKRFAQDAVGRGINQYAITWGSTRLRRAIAAKAKTFNGIEADPETEITVGCGSTECMVASLMAVLDPGDEVIVFEPFYENYGPGAILSGATPRFVPLHEPDWRVDFDELAAAFTPRTRALVLNTPNNPAGKVFTRDELGRIAALAVAHDVVVITDEIYEHLVYDGREHVSIATLPGMGERTVTIGGPSKTFSVTGWRIGYCIAPPEITAAIRKVHDFLTVCAPAPLQDAAAAALEEGEEYYPRLLAEYAARRDNLFATLRSAGIPCRLPEGAYYIWCDISGFGFPDDVAFTRFLVSEVGVAVVPGSSFYRPPGGSQRVRFCFCKTESTLAAAAERLARLPYLAARHVATRRGAGAS; encoded by the coding sequence ATGAGACCGCGCACATCCCGGCGGGCCGCGGGGTTCACCGAGTCGGTGATCCGCGAGATGACGCGCCTGGCCCGCGACCATAAGGCGGTAAACCTGGCGCAGGGATTCCCGGACTTCGGCGCGCCGGAGAACATCAAACGCTTCGCGCAGGATGCGGTGGGGCGGGGCATCAACCAGTACGCGATCACCTGGGGCTCCACGCGGCTGCGGCGGGCCATCGCGGCGAAGGCGAAGACGTTCAACGGCATCGAAGCCGACCCGGAGACCGAGATCACGGTGGGGTGCGGCTCCACCGAGTGCATGGTGGCCTCGCTGATGGCGGTGCTGGACCCGGGCGACGAAGTGATCGTGTTCGAGCCCTTCTACGAGAACTACGGGCCGGGCGCGATCCTCTCGGGAGCCACGCCGCGCTTCGTGCCGCTGCACGAGCCCGACTGGCGCGTGGACTTCGACGAACTTGCCGCGGCGTTCACCCCGCGCACCCGGGCGCTGGTCCTGAACACCCCGAACAACCCCGCGGGCAAGGTGTTCACGCGGGACGAGCTGGGGCGCATCGCGGCACTGGCGGTGGCTCACGACGTGGTCGTGATCACCGACGAGATCTACGAGCACCTGGTCTACGACGGCCGCGAGCACGTCTCCATCGCCACGCTGCCGGGCATGGGCGAACGGACCGTGACCATCGGGGGACCGTCCAAGACGTTCAGCGTCACGGGCTGGCGGATCGGATACTGCATCGCGCCGCCGGAGATCACCGCGGCCATCCGCAAGGTGCACGACTTCCTGACGGTGTGCGCCCCGGCGCCGCTGCAGGACGCCGCGGCGGCGGCCCTGGAAGAGGGCGAGGAGTACTATCCCCGGCTGCTCGCGGAGTACGCGGCGCGCCGCGACAACCTGTTCGCGACCCTGAGATCCGCGGGGATCCCGTGCCGGCTGCCGGAGGGCGCCTACTACATCTGGTGCGACATCTCGGGTTTCGGCTTCCCGGACGACGTGGCCTTCACCCGCTTCCTGGTGTCCGAGGTGGGGGTGGCGGTGGTGCCGGGATCCAGTTTCTACCGCCCGCCGGGGGGTTCCCAGCGGGTCCGGTTCTGCTTCTGCAAGACCGAATCGACGCTGGCTGCCGCCGCGGAGCGGCTGGCCCGGCTGCCGTATTTGGCAGCCCGCCACGTGGCAACGCGGCGGGGTGCGGGCGCATCCTAA
- a CDS encoding S41 family peptidase gives MSLFRRHRKLSSLLLGMVVTAGVLWLSWGKVRAASESYYSQLQLFSEVMALVKNRYVDDVDPRKLIEGAISGMMEQLDPHSSYMPKQRSNRFTEEFRGNYSGIGIEFEIRDKYITVLSPIEGSPSHRLGVRPGDRILKIDGVSAYGLTTDEVFGKLRGPDGSKVRVTLGREGEEEPIELDIIRERIPIYSVPYHFMIAPGTGYIRMIRFSSTTSEELEKAMHDLEARGMKRMVLDLRGNGGGLLNQASDVIDKFVPAGERTVYTRGRTREFNSDYFSGDGPKHLDTPMVVLVDHGSASASEVVSGALQDLDRALVVGLPTFGKGLVQNPIPLPDSSTLLLVVARYYTPSGRLIQRDYSDRQAYMHAAQEDSAPPADSVLAKRPKFKTVSGRTVYGGGGITPDVFEPYPPRFSKLMAAMVGQRMFFEYATRWMGHHAGEINKNDAEVFVRDWKPSPTMLADYQAFVKGKKVEFSEKDWTADGAGIENYLKAELAGVLWDRNTLMRVLVQQDTQVQHALNYFPTASNLMTKFTAHFNVKAAK, from the coding sequence ATGAGTCTGTTCCGCCGTCACAGGAAGCTCTCCAGCCTGCTTCTGGGCATGGTCGTCACCGCCGGCGTGCTGTGGCTCAGCTGGGGCAAGGTGCGCGCGGCCAGCGAGAGCTATTATTCGCAGCTGCAGCTGTTCAGCGAAGTCATGGCGCTGGTCAAGAACCGCTACGTGGACGATGTGGACCCGCGCAAGCTCATCGAGGGCGCGATCTCCGGGATGATGGAGCAGCTCGACCCGCACAGCTCGTACATGCCCAAGCAGCGCTCCAACCGGTTCACCGAGGAATTCCGCGGCAACTACTCGGGCATCGGCATCGAGTTCGAGATCCGCGATAAGTACATCACCGTGCTCTCCCCGATCGAGGGCTCGCCGAGCCACCGGCTGGGAGTCCGCCCGGGGGACCGGATCCTCAAGATCGACGGCGTCTCGGCGTACGGGCTGACCACCGACGAGGTGTTCGGGAAGCTCCGCGGCCCCGACGGCAGCAAGGTGCGCGTCACGCTGGGGCGCGAGGGCGAGGAGGAGCCGATCGAGCTGGACATCATCCGCGAGCGCATTCCCATCTACAGCGTGCCGTATCACTTCATGATCGCGCCCGGGACCGGCTACATACGCATGATCCGCTTCTCCAGCACCACCTCCGAGGAGCTGGAGAAGGCGATGCACGACCTGGAGGCCCGCGGGATGAAGCGGATGGTGCTGGACCTGCGCGGCAACGGCGGCGGGCTGCTCAACCAGGCCTCCGACGTGATCGACAAGTTCGTGCCGGCCGGGGAGCGCACGGTGTACACGCGCGGCCGCACCCGCGAGTTCAACAGCGACTACTTCTCCGGCGACGGTCCCAAGCACCTGGACACGCCGATGGTGGTGCTGGTGGACCACGGCAGCGCCAGCGCCTCCGAGGTGGTCTCGGGCGCGCTTCAGGATTTGGACCGCGCGCTGGTGGTGGGGCTGCCCACTTTTGGCAAGGGGCTGGTCCAGAACCCCATTCCGCTGCCCGATTCCTCGACGCTGCTGCTGGTGGTGGCGCGCTACTACACGCCCAGCGGGCGGCTGATCCAGCGCGACTACAGCGACCGCCAGGCGTACATGCACGCCGCGCAGGAGGACTCCGCGCCGCCGGCGGACTCGGTGCTGGCGAAGCGGCCGAAGTTCAAGACCGTCTCCGGGCGCACGGTGTACGGTGGCGGCGGCATCACGCCGGACGTCTTCGAGCCGTACCCGCCGCGCTTCAGCAAGCTCATGGCCGCCATGGTGGGGCAGCGGATGTTCTTCGAGTACGCCACGCGCTGGATGGGACACCACGCGGGCGAGATCAACAAGAACGACGCCGAGGTGTTCGTGCGCGACTGGAAGCCCTCGCCGACGATGCTCGCCGACTACCAGGCATTCGTGAAGGGCAAGAAGGTCGAGTTCAGCGAGAAGGACTGGACCGCCGACGGCGCCGGGATCGAGAACTACCTGAAGGCCGAGCTGGCCGGGGTGCTGTGGGACCGGAACACGCTCATGCGGGTCCTGGTGCAGCAGGACACCCAGGTGCAGCACGCGCTGAACTACTTCCCGACCGCTTCCAACCTGATGACCAAGTTCACGGCCCACTTCAACGTGAAGGCGGCGAAGTGA